One Methylosinus sp. LW4 genomic region harbors:
- a CDS encoding LysR family transcriptional regulator produces MAAPMLDPIHLRTFVAITEVKSFSEAGRQLGLSQSSVSEHVKRLEQFAGRKLFERDTHSNTLTEHGRAMLEFARSILETNARAKRHFGQSSKRRALRFGACEDLAIGWLGDIIRPFMEAHPDVDLDFTIALSNHLLTAFDEGRLDLVLCKRWPDGDRGRLVFSDRIVWTAATKAPVFRNDEAQLVLYPPPSITRFMALTALEKAAVPWRIACTSGDLNGLATATGIGLGMMAHASTLIPLGLAACEEDERLPPLGSVDFIQIERKAGDRKLLAELSQAIDRKAAAPRKRRDIQL; encoded by the coding sequence GAGGTGAAGAGCTTCTCCGAGGCGGGACGTCAGCTCGGCCTCTCGCAATCGAGCGTCAGCGAGCATGTGAAGCGGCTCGAGCAATTCGCCGGGCGGAAGCTGTTCGAGCGCGACACGCACTCCAACACGCTGACCGAGCATGGCCGCGCCATGCTGGAATTCGCCCGCTCCATTCTCGAGACCAACGCCCGCGCCAAGCGGCATTTCGGGCAATCGTCCAAGCGACGGGCGCTGCGTTTCGGCGCTTGCGAGGATCTCGCCATCGGCTGGCTCGGCGACATCATCCGGCCCTTCATGGAGGCGCATCCCGACGTCGATCTCGATTTCACCATTGCGCTCAGCAATCATCTGCTGACCGCCTTCGACGAAGGCCGGCTCGATCTCGTGCTGTGCAAAAGATGGCCGGACGGCGATCGGGGCCGGCTCGTCTTCAGCGACCGCATCGTCTGGACAGCGGCGACAAAGGCGCCGGTGTTCCGCAACGACGAGGCGCAGCTCGTCCTCTATCCGCCGCCGAGCATCACGCGCTTCATGGCGCTGACGGCGCTGGAGAAGGCCGCCGTTCCCTGGCGCATCGCCTGCACCAGCGGCGATCTCAACGGGCTCGCCACCGCGACCGGCATAGGCCTCGGCATGATGGCGCACGCCAGCACGCTGATCCCGCTGGGACTGGCCGCCTGCGAGGAGGATGAGCGCCTGCCGCCATTGGGCTCCGTCGATTTCATCCAGATCGAGCGCAAGGCGGGAGACCGCAAGCTGCTCGCCGAGCTGTCGCAGGCGATCGATCGAAAAGCCGCCGCCCCGCGAAAGCGCCGAGATATACAACTTTAG
- a CDS encoding MBL fold metallo-hydrolase — MSIRSFKTLAGLGLTASVFAGAAHAASLQEAATLASAASVKTLEFAGAGHWYQFGQAPIPGGDWPKFDVSAFSAAIDFDKAAERVLITRSQTPDGRARPAPVEQKLEWSIVGDKAWNVAPPQGAAPGAAPVATPAPAAVDERVAEIWTTPQGFLKAALANNAKSETVGSGVEVSFAIGARRFVGTIGADNHVSAIKTWIDTPVLGDTLIETHFSGYKDFGGLHFPAEIHRSEGGHEILHVAVASAKANGAVDIAVPANVASAPAPVVTVASEKLADGVYYLTGGTHHSLAVEEKDHVVLIEAPLSEERSIALIQKIGEIIPGKPVKYVVNSHVHFDHSGGLRTFVDAGATIVTQDISKAYYEKAWAAPHTLRPDRLAASKKAAKFETYEHKHALGDLHAVEIHHIAGSGHSDDLALVYLPKEKLVIEADAYTPGPVGAPAPATPNPFSVNLYENIQKLNLDVERIAGLHGRVATIDELRAAIGLKKAAAN; from the coding sequence ATGTCGATACGCAGTTTCAAGACGCTCGCCGGTTTAGGACTGACGGCGTCGGTCTTTGCGGGAGCGGCGCATGCCGCCTCGCTGCAGGAGGCGGCGACGCTCGCTTCCGCCGCCAGCGTCAAGACGCTGGAATTCGCCGGCGCCGGCCATTGGTATCAGTTCGGCCAGGCCCCGATTCCCGGCGGCGATTGGCCGAAGTTCGACGTCTCCGCCTTCAGCGCGGCGATCGACTTCGACAAGGCGGCCGAGCGCGTGCTCATCACCCGCTCGCAGACGCCCGACGGCCGCGCCCGCCCCGCGCCCGTCGAGCAGAAGCTCGAATGGTCCATCGTCGGCGACAAGGCGTGGAATGTCGCCCCGCCGCAGGGCGCGGCTCCGGGCGCCGCTCCGGTGGCGACGCCGGCTCCGGCGGCCGTCGACGAGCGCGTCGCGGAAATCTGGACGACGCCGCAAGGCTTCCTGAAAGCCGCTCTCGCCAATAATGCGAAATCGGAGACGGTCGGCTCCGGCGTCGAGGTCTCCTTCGCCATTGGCGCGCGCCGCTTCGTCGGCACGATCGGCGCCGATAATCACGTGTCGGCGATCAAGACCTGGATCGACACGCCGGTGCTGGGCGACACGCTGATCGAGACGCATTTCTCGGGCTATAAGGATTTCGGCGGGCTGCATTTCCCGGCCGAGATTCATCGTAGCGAAGGCGGCCACGAGATTCTGCATGTCGCCGTCGCCTCGGCCAAGGCCAATGGCGCGGTCGATATCGCGGTTCCCGCCAATGTCGCGAGCGCGCCCGCGCCCGTCGTCACCGTGGCGTCCGAGAAGCTCGCCGACGGCGTCTACTATCTCACCGGCGGCACGCATCACAGCCTCGCCGTGGAAGAGAAGGACCATGTCGTTCTGATCGAGGCGCCGCTGAGCGAGGAGCGCTCGATCGCGCTGATCCAGAAGATCGGCGAGATCATTCCCGGCAAGCCGGTGAAATATGTGGTCAACAGCCATGTGCATTTCGACCACTCGGGCGGTCTGCGCACTTTCGTTGACGCCGGCGCGACCATTGTGACGCAGGACATCAGCAAGGCCTATTACGAGAAGGCCTGGGCCGCGCCGCATACGCTGCGTCCCGATCGTCTCGCGGCCTCGAAGAAGGCGGCGAAGTTCGAGACCTATGAGCATAAGCACGCGCTCGGCGATCTGCATGCGGTCGAGATTCATCACATCGCCGGCAGCGGCCATTCGGATGATCTCGCGCTCGTCTATCTGCCGAAGGAGAAGCTGGTGATCGAGGCGGACGCCTATACGCCCGGCCCGGTCGGCGCGCCGGCGCCGGCGACGCCCAATCCCTTCTCGGTCAATCTCTACGAGAATATTCAGAAGCTCAATCTCGACGTCGAGCGCATCGCCGGCCTGCATGGCCGCGTCGCGACCATCGACGAGCTGCGTGCGGCGATCGGCCTGAAGAAAGCCGCCGCCAACTGA
- a CDS encoding acylphosphatase, whose translation MTSPQSERRIARIIVEGHVQNVGYRVFVAREAGRLHLAGWVRNRADGSVETLIAGHAAVVDEFLALAARGPATARIDSYRVDEADAHALAEGGGESGFVAAPAA comes from the coding sequence GTGACGTCGCCGCAAAGCGAGAGGCGCATCGCCCGCATCATCGTCGAAGGGCATGTGCAAAATGTCGGCTATCGCGTTTTCGTGGCCCGCGAGGCCGGGCGGCTGCATCTCGCCGGCTGGGTCCGCAATCGCGCCGACGGCTCGGTGGAGACGCTGATCGCCGGCCATGCTGCGGTCGTCGACGAGTTTCTCGCTCTCGCGGCGAGAGGGCCGGCGACGGCGCGCATCGATTCCTATCGTGTCGACGAGGCCGACGCTCACGCGCTCGCGGAAGGCGGCGGCGAGAGCGGTTTCGTCGCCGCGCCGGCGGCCTGA